From Ammoniphilus oxalaticus, one genomic window encodes:
- a CDS encoding phage tail protein, whose amino-acid sequence MLKTSNLNLNKPEGTDTVNIDDLNQNADIIDSKFAGSAGHKHTGAAGDGAPIPIAGIDAAAKTTAGGAQANRLAVTNSSGRVGDAEKVGGQTLAQVRSGVTKSDVGLGNVINYGVATQLEAEAGLSSTKYMTPQRTRQAIDTFAPVKSVAGKTGDVSLTKNDVGLPNVDNVKQATKVEHDQLNQTVATHLAEDASLTKKGHVQLNNTVTSTSTAQAATANAVKQAYDKAVASENSANGKAPLKHTH is encoded by the coding sequence GTGTTAAAAACATCGAACTTAAATTTGAACAAGCCAGAAGGAACGGACACGGTTAATATCGATGATTTAAACCAAAACGCCGATATTATTGACAGTAAGTTCGCTGGATCAGCGGGCCATAAGCACACGGGAGCGGCAGGAGATGGGGCGCCTATTCCTATTGCGGGCATTGATGCTGCGGCGAAGACAACAGCGGGAGGCGCACAAGCGAATCGATTGGCTGTCACTAATTCGAGTGGTCGCGTAGGGGATGCGGAAAAGGTAGGCGGACAGACATTAGCACAGGTGCGAAGTGGCGTCACGAAATCGGATGTTGGATTAGGCAACGTGATAAACTATGGTGTCGCTACTCAATTAGAAGCGGAGGCGGGCCTATCTAGCACGAAATATATGACGCCGCAACGGACGAGACAGGCAATCGATACTTTTGCTCCCGTAAAAAGCGTAGCCGGTAAGACTGGGGATGTTAGCTTAACGAAAAATGATGTCGGGCTGCCGAATGTAGATAATGTTAAGCAAGCTACAAAGGTTGAGCACGACCAATTGAACCAGACTGTTGCTACGCATTTGGCGGAAGATGCGTCACTAACAAAAAAAGGACATGTACAGCTAAACAACACAGTGACGAGTACATCGACCGCGCAGGCCGCAACAGCAAATGCAGTAAAGCAAGCGTATGATAAAGCAGTTGCTTCGGAGAATTCCGCTAATGGAAAAGCGCCGCTGAAACATACTCAT